The proteins below come from a single Verrucomicrobiota bacterium genomic window:
- a CDS encoding Gfo/Idh/MocA family oxidoreductase translates to MQLSRRSFFQTSAALSVPFILPSGIWAADTKPNSKLTMGFVGLGKQAQGLLGGFLSQETKVLAVCDVDTTRREAAKKRVDENYGKKGEQGSACASYNDFRELMARKDIDAVCVATPDHWHTVIVMAALTAGKDVYCEKPLTHNLHESITLLSAVDANKRVLQTGSMQRSSKEFRIACELVQNGAIGKISRVECQFGDPGVPCDLPEEAAEPGLDWNLWVGPAPMRPYNSTLSPRGIHNHFPHWRTYREFGGGMVTDWGAHHLDIAQWGLGMDASGPVEALPPEQAGAKRGATLVYANGITVKHADGFGVHFFGSEGEVMVNRGKFVVVRQGKTIASYKGKEDKDTSCTAQVQIAEKEFLKDAKIKLYESKNHIADFMDCVKSRKKPITSEQVGARSAICCHLMNQAYYNNKKIKWDPKKLAFADSTSDPKWLTRDYRSPWKV, encoded by the coding sequence ATGCAACTCTCACGTCGTTCATTCTTCCAAACCTCCGCTGCCCTCAGCGTTCCCTTTATCCTGCCCTCTGGCATCTGGGCGGCGGATACCAAACCCAACAGCAAACTGACGATGGGCTTCGTCGGCTTGGGCAAACAGGCGCAAGGTTTGTTGGGCGGTTTCCTCTCCCAGGAAACCAAAGTGCTGGCCGTGTGTGACGTGGACACCACCCGCCGCGAAGCCGCCAAAAAACGCGTGGACGAAAATTACGGCAAGAAGGGTGAACAGGGGAGCGCCTGCGCATCGTACAACGATTTCCGCGAACTGATGGCCCGCAAGGATATTGATGCCGTCTGCGTTGCCACGCCGGACCACTGGCACACCGTCATCGTCATGGCCGCGCTCACCGCCGGCAAGGATGTCTATTGCGAAAAACCGCTCACGCACAACCTGCACGAATCCATCACGCTGCTCAGCGCCGTGGATGCCAACAAGCGCGTGTTGCAGACCGGCTCCATGCAGCGGTCCAGCAAGGAATTCCGCATCGCCTGCGAGTTGGTGCAGAACGGCGCCATCGGCAAGATCAGCCGCGTCGAATGCCAGTTTGGCGATCCCGGGGTGCCGTGCGATCTGCCGGAAGAAGCCGCAGAACCGGGGCTGGACTGGAACCTATGGGTTGGCCCGGCCCCCATGCGGCCCTATAACTCCACCTTGAGTCCGCGCGGCATCCATAACCATTTCCCGCACTGGCGCACCTATCGGGAATTTGGCGGCGGCATGGTCACGGACTGGGGCGCGCACCATCTCGATATCGCGCAATGGGGCCTGGGCATGGACGCCAGCGGCCCGGTGGAAGCCTTGCCGCCGGAGCAGGCCGGGGCCAAGCGCGGCGCGACGTTGGTTTATGCCAACGGCATCACGGTCAAGCACGCGGATGGTTTCGGCGTGCACTTTTTCGGCAGCGAGGGCGAAGTCATGGTCAACCGCGGTAAGTTCGTGGTGGTTCGCCAGGGCAAGACCATCGCCTCCTATAAAGGCAAGGAAGACAAAGACACCTCTTGCACGGCCCAGGTTCAAATTGCTGAAAAGGAGTTCCTCAAGGACGCCAAGATCAAGCTTTACGAAAGCAAGAACCACATCGCTGATTTCATGGACTGCGTGAAGTCCCGCAAGAAACCGATCACCAGCGAACAGGTCGGCGCCCGCTCAGCCATCTGCTGCCACCTGATGAACCAGGCCTACTACAACAACAAGAAGATCAAGTGGGATCCCAAGAAGCTCGCGTTCGCGGATAGCACCAGCGATCCCAAATGGCTGACGCGCGATTACCGCAGCCCTTGGAAGGTTTGA